CATTACCGCTAAAATAAAACCCAGTAAAATAGCCCCTGCTTGTAGAGGAGCCTTAAAGTAATGCCGTGCGAAAACAGCAAGGCTTAACCTAACTGTTAACCACAATGGGCTACTCATTGATGCTACCTTGCTCCAAGTGCCAGCGTCTTTGCATGAATGCTGCACACTCAGCGCTATGCGTCACCATGAGGATACTGGTATCAGACTCGCGAGCGAGTTCAGTCAGCAACTGCATCACCTCTCTACCGGCCTTTTCATCTAGATTGCCTGTGGGTTCATCGGCTAACAATAATTTGGGTTGATGAGCTAAGGCTCGAGCGATAGCGACTCGCTGTTGCTGGCCACCTGAAAGCGTTTCTACATGACGATGTTTTACCTCATCTAAGCCCAACTGTTTGATTAAATGATCGCACCAAGGCGACCATTGCTGACGATTAAGACGTAGCGAAAATGCGATATTGTCTGTTACATTGAGCGGAGTGAGTAGGTTGAATTGTTGGAAAACCACGCCTAAATTACTACGCCTAAATTGGCTCCATTGCTTATCTTGCCAAGGAGTTGTGTCATTTTCGAAGAGAGAGAGCATTCCGCTATCGATGAATTCAAAACCACCGATAATGTTAAGCAGGGTACTTTTGCCACAGCCGCTGGGGCCGGTTAGTGCGACAGTGTCTGCACTTTCAAGCTGTAGGTTAATATCATCCAGTACTTGATGATATTTATCGCCGTCATTAAATCCTTTCGATACCGCTGTTAATGTCACGATACTGTTGCCCATTACAACTCCTTGATAGACCCCACACTTGATTAAAATGCGCAGTGGCATCCATGGCCCAGCCTATTTTGTTTAGCTGTTACCAATCTAGCACGCAATCACCTAGGAATACCCGTCGAAGTTGCATTTAT
The Shewanella sp. KX20019 DNA segment above includes these coding regions:
- a CDS encoding ABC transporter ATP-binding protein gives rise to the protein MGNSIVTLTAVSKGFNDGDKYHQVLDDINLQLESADTVALTGPSGCGKSTLLNIIGGFEFIDSGMLSLFENDTTPWQDKQWSQFRRSNLGVVFQQFNLLTPLNVTDNIAFSLRLNRQQWSPWCDHLIKQLGLDEVKHRHVETLSGGQQQRVAIARALAHQPKLLLADEPTGNLDEKAGREVMQLLTELARESDTSILMVTHSAECAAFMQRRWHLEQGSINE